From Desmodus rotundus isolate HL8 chromosome 10, HLdesRot8A.1, whole genome shotgun sequence, one genomic window encodes:
- the LOC112318847 gene encoding troponin I, slow skeletal muscle, translating to MLAKAKECWDQEQEEREAEKSRYLAERVPKLETRGLSLSALQDLCRELHAKAETVDEERYDIEAKCLHNNREIKDLKLTVQDLRGKFKRPPLRRVRVSADAMLRALLGSKHKVSMDLRANLKSVKKEDSEKERPVEVGDWRKNVEAMSGMEGRKKMFDAAKGPTSP from the exons ATGCTGGCCAAGGCCAAGGAGTGCTGGGACCAGGAGCAGGAGGAGCGAGAGGCAGAGAAGTCCCGCTACCTGGCGGAGCGTGTTCCCAAGTTGGAGACCCGTGGCCTGTCCCTCAGTGCCCTGCAG GACCTGTGCCGGGAGCTGCACGCCAAGGCAGAGACGGTAGACGAGGAGAGGTACGACATCGAGGCCAAGTGCCTGCACAACAACAGGGAG ATTAAGGACCTGAAGCTGACTGTGCAGGACCTCCGCGGGAAGTTCAAGCGCCCGCCCCTGCGCAGGGTCCGCGTCTCCGCCGATGCCATGCTGCGTGCGCTGCTGGGCTCCAAGCACAAGGTGTCCATGGACCTGAGGGCCAACCTGAAGTCCGTGAAGAAGGAGGACTCCGAGAAG GAGCGGCCTGTGGAGGTGGGAGACTGGAGGAAGAACGTGGAGGCCATGTCCGGCATGGAGGGCCGGAAGAAGATGTTTGACGCTGCCAAGGGTCCCACCTCACCTTAG